Proteins from a genomic interval of Chryseobacterium indologenes:
- a CDS encoding SusD/RagB family nutrient-binding outer membrane lipoprotein, with product MKKYILTSLVTLLFIGCQTSDDVNTDQHATYDTNPEALVTFAQKELSDYMTTPNVNENNFRLTMQYWQETIYVNESNYDFTNRNVSNLVWIDTYVNVLKNLDQARRIVNAYVPTFQEVATWPDVKQNQLAVIDLMQVYTFQVLVDTYGDVPYTQALDIEKYPLPKYDKASDIYASLIDRVKADITSLSADSSAFGGGDILYKGDVGKWKIFANSLLLKLGISLADVNPTLAQATVNQAIAGGVMTSSADDCKFQYIDSSPNENPIYQEVTSRNDFIAGKTLIDYMKTNNDTRISVYYRGLINGQYVGQVIGSPGSFASFSKPGAFTRDATTPGILLSYTEVAFYLAEAAARWGIGGSPAALYSTAITSSFSDWGKNADAAAYIAAHPYDASNWKKSIGEQAWVAMYNQAMTSWNFYRRLDYPQLVAPTTAIPNAGGKVPVRLQYPPAEATTNGTNSSAASAAIGGDKLTTKIFWDVN from the coding sequence ATGAAAAAATATATATTAACATCTTTAGTTACGTTGTTGTTCATAGGGTGTCAAACATCTGATGATGTAAACACGGATCAGCATGCTACGTACGATACTAATCCTGAAGCTTTGGTCACTTTTGCACAAAAGGAATTAAGTGATTATATGACAACTCCTAATGTGAACGAAAATAATTTTAGATTAACAATGCAATACTGGCAGGAAACCATTTATGTAAATGAAAGTAATTATGACTTTACCAATCGTAATGTGTCCAATCTTGTTTGGATTGATACTTATGTGAATGTACTGAAGAATTTGGATCAGGCGAGAAGGATCGTAAATGCATATGTTCCTACTTTTCAGGAAGTGGCAACATGGCCAGATGTAAAGCAGAATCAACTGGCTGTAATTGATCTTATGCAAGTCTATACATTTCAGGTTTTAGTTGATACTTATGGGGATGTTCCTTATACTCAGGCTCTTGATATTGAAAAATATCCACTGCCTAAATATGATAAAGCATCTGATATTTACGCTTCATTAATAGACCGGGTGAAAGCTGATATCACCAGTTTATCGGCGGATTCTTCGGCCTTTGGAGGTGGTGATATTTTGTATAAAGGAGATGTAGGTAAATGGAAAATATTTGCTAATTCTTTGTTGCTTAAATTAGGTATTTCTTTGGCGGATGTAAATCCAACTCTGGCGCAGGCTACGGTTAACCAGGCTATTGCAGGTGGTGTGATGACTTCTTCAGCGGATGACTGTAAATTTCAGTACATAGATTCTTCTCCAAATGAAAATCCGATTTATCAGGAAGTGACTTCCAGAAATGATTTTATTGCCGGGAAAACTTTGATTGATTATATGAAGACTAATAATGATACAAGAATAAGTGTTTACTACAGAGGCCTAATCAATGGGCAATATGTAGGGCAGGTCATCGGATCACCGGGATCATTTGCTAGTTTTTCAAAACCAGGAGCTTTTACCAGAGATGCTACCACACCTGGTATTCTTTTAAGTTATACTGAAGTGGCTTTTTACTTAGCTGAAGCTGCTGCAAGATGGGGAATTGGAGGAAGTCCGGCAGCTTTATATTCAACTGCAATTACTTCTTCATTCAGTGATTGGGGGAAAAATGCTGATGCTGCTGCATATATAGCAGCTCATCCTTATGATGCTTCCAACTGGAAAAAATCTATTGGAGAGCAAGCGTGGGTAGCAATGTATAACCAGGCTATGACATCATGGAATTTCTACAGAAGACTTGATTATCCACAATTGGTTGCGCCAACAACAGCAATTCCAAATGCGGGTGGTAAAGTACCGGTTAGGTTACAATATCCTCCTGCGGAAGCAACGACAAACGGTACTAACAGTTCTGCTGCAAGTGCTGCTATCGGAGGTGATAAATTAACAACCAAAATATTCTGGGACGTTAATTAA
- a CDS encoding SusC/RagA family TonB-linked outer membrane protein: MKKLTTGLLVLVLSSSIAVAHAQEKKDTIKTKEIEGVVVTALGIKREKKSLGYASQEIKAGALSDGTTNTGNIAAQLSGKVAGLNVTTNNNFGGSSNLVIRGVKSLAGGNPLIVIDGSPVNNTNTQANSLDYGNALSDINQDDIESINVLKGAAASALYGDRGLNGVIVITTKNGKGKDDGSWGVTFSSAIQVGFIDKSTFPEYQTRYGAGYAQKFGAQASDGLNYANFGADASWGPKFDPNLMVYQWDSFNPSSPNYKKATPWVAAKNGPITFFNNPASYINSVTLEKGQKGKNISFTYENMMSDGLMPNSHLNKNNFSLKVNYDLTPKLHSSFYSTMTLQETKGRSITGYSNNIATGFRQWWQTNVDVKDLEQAYLANIDPHVANASNNYGNVTWSRKSATNGAPAYWNNPYFQAYQNYSSDKRYRSFTYGQVTYDLFDNISVTGKVSYDRTNLTADTRLAVGSLPQAFGQSNNVIGSGYGRRDILQTETNYDLMVNYKFDITDNINISGVVGGNIRRNYDSSIYASTEGGLIVPGIYALSNSKKAPLAPDENVSTQQTNSLFATASFDFYKKFYLDATWRRAEVSTLNPDNNIYNYPSITGSLIMSEILDTKRWMNFWKIRANYAEVGGTANPYQLVNNYKSAGILNGTGIYNPILNQPFYGLMPQRAKEFEIGTEVHFLRDRITLDVAYYKTKTNPQILSPLPTSAAIGYTGKVFNAGRIDNSGVEVQLGLVPIKTKDFTWNIDANWSKNQNEVVNLYPGINNYLLNSFQGGVSLNARVGEAWGTLIGSDYTYLNGQKVIDPKTGKYLQNPNQVIGNTTPDWIGGIRNSFSYKGFSLSFLIDMRKGGDVFSTDMYYGLSSGLYKETAVGDYRDKPIVLPGVLPDGTPNNIQLSPFADNNAAMGYKTQPSREFVYDGSFIKLREASIGYMLPKSLLEGTKIYDAKISIVGRNLWIIHKNLPYADPEAMVGGGINSYGWSIGSMPTTRDIGVNVTFKF, translated from the coding sequence ATGAAGAAACTAACAACAGGTCTTCTTGTTTTGGTATTGTCTTCCTCTATTGCTGTAGCTCATGCGCAGGAAAAGAAAGATACCATTAAAACAAAAGAAATCGAAGGGGTAGTAGTAACTGCACTTGGGATCAAGAGAGAGAAAAAATCTTTGGGATATGCTTCCCAGGAAATTAAAGCAGGTGCTCTTTCCGACGGAACCACGAATACAGGAAATATTGCGGCGCAATTATCCGGTAAGGTAGCAGGTCTTAATGTTACTACAAATAATAACTTTGGAGGGTCTTCCAATTTGGTTATCAGAGGAGTAAAATCGCTGGCAGGAGGTAATCCACTCATTGTTATTGATGGATCACCTGTGAACAACACTAATACTCAGGCCAATTCACTGGACTATGGTAATGCGCTTTCAGATATCAATCAGGATGATATTGAATCCATCAACGTTCTGAAAGGTGCTGCCGCATCTGCATTGTATGGAGATAGAGGTCTTAACGGAGTTATTGTGATTACCACTAAAAATGGAAAAGGAAAAGATGACGGATCTTGGGGAGTGACATTCTCTTCAGCTATACAAGTCGGATTTATTGACAAATCTACTTTCCCTGAATACCAGACTAGATATGGTGCCGGATATGCTCAGAAATTCGGAGCACAGGCATCTGATGGTTTAAATTATGCTAACTTTGGTGCAGATGCTTCATGGGGGCCTAAGTTTGATCCTAATTTAATGGTATACCAATGGGATTCATTTAATCCTTCATCACCAAATTATAAAAAAGCAACTCCTTGGGTAGCCGCTAAAAATGGCCCCATTACATTTTTCAACAATCCTGCTTCGTACATCAATAGTGTAACGTTAGAGAAAGGACAGAAAGGGAAAAACATCAGCTTTACTTACGAGAATATGATGTCCGACGGACTAATGCCTAATTCCCACCTTAACAAAAATAATTTCTCTTTAAAGGTTAATTATGATCTGACTCCTAAATTACACTCTTCTTTTTATTCTACGATGACTTTGCAGGAAACTAAAGGGAGAAGTATTACAGGGTATTCAAACAATATAGCGACTGGCTTCAGACAATGGTGGCAAACTAACGTTGATGTTAAAGATCTTGAACAAGCGTATCTTGCAAATATAGATCCACATGTTGCCAATGCATCAAATAATTATGGTAACGTTACATGGAGCAGAAAGTCTGCTACAAACGGGGCTCCTGCTTATTGGAATAATCCATATTTCCAGGCTTATCAAAATTATTCTTCAGATAAAAGATACAGAAGTTTTACCTATGGTCAGGTAACATATGATCTGTTCGATAATATCTCTGTTACCGGGAAAGTTTCTTATGACAGAACAAATCTTACCGCTGATACCAGATTGGCCGTGGGATCCTTGCCTCAGGCTTTCGGACAATCAAATAATGTTATTGGTTCAGGATATGGAAGACGTGATATCTTACAGACAGAAACCAATTATGACTTAATGGTGAATTATAAATTCGATATCACGGATAATATTAATATTTCCGGAGTTGTGGGAGGAAATATTCGTAGAAACTATGATAGCTCAATCTATGCTTCCACAGAAGGAGGGTTGATCGTTCCCGGAATTTATGCTTTATCCAATTCTAAAAAGGCACCTCTTGCTCCGGATGAAAATGTATCTACACAACAGACAAATTCATTATTTGCTACTGCTTCATTTGATTTTTATAAAAAATTCTATTTAGATGCAACCTGGAGGAGAGCCGAAGTGTCAACCTTAAATCCAGATAATAATATATATAATTATCCATCCATTACCGGGTCTTTAATTATGTCCGAAATTCTTGATACCAAACGATGGATGAATTTCTGGAAAATCAGAGCCAATTATGCAGAAGTTGGAGGAACTGCAAATCCATACCAATTGGTTAATAATTATAAGTCTGCTGGGATCTTAAACGGAACGGGAATTTACAACCCGATTTTAAATCAACCATTTTATGGTTTAATGCCTCAAAGAGCTAAAGAATTTGAAATTGGAACTGAAGTTCATTTCTTAAGAGATAGAATCACCCTTGATGTGGCATATTATAAAACAAAAACAAATCCTCAGATTCTTTCACCACTGCCTACATCTGCAGCGATAGGGTATACTGGTAAAGTATTCAATGCAGGTAGAATTGATAACAGCGGGGTAGAGGTACAGTTAGGTTTAGTGCCAATAAAAACAAAAGATTTTACTTGGAATATTGATGCCAACTGGTCTAAAAACCAGAATGAAGTGGTAAATTTATATCCCGGAATCAACAATTATTTATTAAATAGTTTCCAGGGTGGAGTATCTTTAAATGCAAGAGTAGGAGAAGCTTGGGGAACATTAATCGGGTCTGATTATACTTATCTGAACGGACAAAAAGTGATTGATCCGAAAACAGGAAAATATTTACAAAATCCTAATCAGGTGATCGGTAATACAACACCAGACTGGATTGGAGGTATCAGAAACAGCTTCAGTTATAAAGGATTCTCTTTAAGCTTCTTAATTGATATGCGTAAAGGAGGAGATGTATTCTCAACAGATATGTATTATGGATTATCTTCAGGTCTTTATAAAGAAACTGCCGTTGGAGATTACAGAGATAAGCCTATTGTTTTACCTGGTGTTCTTCCTGACGGTACTCCAAACAATATTCAACTATCTCCGTTCGCTGATAATAATGCTGCTATGGGATATAAAACCCAACCTTCAAGAGAGTTTGTGTATGATGGTTCTTTCATTAAGCTAAGAGAGGCAAGTATTGGGTATATGCTTCCAAAGTCTTTATTGGAGGGTACTAAGATCTATGATGCTAAAATATCTATTGTAGGAAGAAATCTGTGGATTATCCACAAAAATTTACCATATGCTGATCCTGAAGCCATGGTAGGTGGAGGGATAAACTCCTATGGATGGTCAATTGGTTCAATGCCTACCACAAGAGATATTGGTGTCAATGTTACGTTTAAATTCTAA
- a CDS encoding SusC/RagA family TonB-linked outer membrane protein, with product MKKLTTSLLVLMLTSSVAIANAQEKKNDTVKTKEIEGVVVTALGIKREKRSLGYATQEVKGDAVNKNPTTNFLNNLSGKVAGLEIKQSTNFGGSVNVVMRGFKSLLGDNQALFVVDGIPILNNNINTTSQNTGGGGYDYGSAISDINPNDIETVNVLKGAAATALYGSRAQNGVILITTKKGKRNKEGIGLEFSSSITMSTVDRSTFPKYQTQYGQGYRGRSFAGTLDGSPIVEFGNDASYGSPYDGSLVWQYGAFTPGSPTEGQRTPWQMAKNGPIKFFDVGATYVNNIALSGGDEKATYRLSYSNTNASDIMPNSELMKNNFSGSASYKLTDKLTANFYANYVTQKTKGRNSTGYNDNIMTNFRQWWATNVDIKDLQYLYRTYKKNYTWNINATDDLSPGFWDNPYFQRYENYQNDSRDRFAGNFSLNYDVSKDFNLLFRMGTDGYTMMTEERKAVGSYVGNLFGLNTVVQPSGYALSNYKFNETNYDLIATYKKNITEDFNVSALLGGNVNVQKAFSNQQSTSGGLYTPGIYTISNSKSNPVRPLISDISKYVYGVFAQVSLGYANTYYLEGTIRRDQSTALPDTNAVYWYPSVSGSIVFSNLVKANWLNFGKVRAGYSQVGSDTRADQLLNRYFAQASYGDVPVYAYNATLRNFDLKSQGLKNIEVGIETKLFNNRFGFDISWFQNKAYDQILALPVSYGTGASAKTQNAGELTTKGFEVAVNVTPIKTTNFSWDLNLNWSNPWTKVTALSPGIENISIGRLQGGASVNAPLNGDYGTIWTSDFVYDSNGQKIVGPNGAYLVTDKAVYDQGSFQARWSAGLNNTINYKNLSLSFLIDWRQGGKVYSLDQSYGYGTGLYPDSVGLNDLGNPIRNSVYNTPGNPNSGYVSTPLGGVIQPGVMADPNNPGHYIPNTIRLDKSVSSQNLQTDLPGAAYIYDASFVKLREVAITYRFNKNIFNSKFIQGMSMSLIGNNLWIIHKNLPYSDPEAGLSAGNIQGYQSGPLPTTRNISFNVKINF from the coding sequence ATGAAGAAACTAACAACCAGTCTTCTAGTGTTGATGTTGACTTCTTCTGTGGCAATTGCAAATGCCCAAGAAAAAAAGAATGATACCGTGAAGACGAAAGAAATCGAGGGAGTTGTAGTGACTGCACTCGGAATCAAAAGAGAGAAAAGATCTCTCGGTTATGCTACCCAGGAAGTAAAAGGGGACGCAGTTAATAAAAATCCAACAACAAACTTTTTGAATAACCTTTCCGGTAAAGTAGCCGGTCTGGAAATTAAACAGAGTACGAACTTTGGTGGGTCTGTCAATGTGGTAATGAGGGGTTTTAAATCTCTTTTGGGAGACAATCAAGCCTTGTTCGTGGTAGATGGGATTCCTATTCTAAATAACAATATCAATACAACATCCCAGAATACTGGTGGTGGTGGTTATGATTACGGTAGTGCTATTTCTGATATTAACCCGAATGATATAGAAACTGTTAACGTTCTGAAAGGTGCTGCTGCAACTGCACTTTACGGATCCAGGGCTCAAAATGGGGTTATTCTAATTACGACAAAAAAAGGAAAGAGAAATAAAGAAGGGATTGGGCTTGAATTCTCAAGTTCTATCACAATGTCAACTGTGGATAGATCAACTTTCCCTAAATATCAGACTCAGTATGGCCAAGGGTACAGAGGGAGAAGTTTTGCCGGAACTTTAGATGGTAGTCCGATTGTAGAATTTGGAAATGATGCATCCTATGGATCTCCTTATGATGGATCTTTGGTTTGGCAGTATGGAGCTTTTACTCCGGGATCACCTACGGAAGGACAAAGAACTCCTTGGCAAATGGCGAAAAATGGACCGATCAAGTTTTTTGACGTTGGTGCAACTTATGTTAATAATATAGCTTTGAGTGGCGGTGATGAGAAAGCGACATATCGTTTAAGCTATTCAAATACCAATGCGTCCGATATCATGCCTAATAGTGAGTTGATGAAAAATAACTTTAGCGGAAGCGCTTCTTATAAGCTGACGGATAAATTGACGGCAAACTTCTATGCTAACTATGTAACTCAAAAAACCAAGGGTAGAAACAGTACAGGTTATAATGATAACATTATGACTAATTTCAGACAATGGTGGGCAACAAACGTTGATATTAAAGATTTACAATACCTATATAGAACCTACAAAAAGAACTATACCTGGAATATAAATGCAACTGATGATTTGTCTCCGGGATTCTGGGATAACCCATATTTCCAGAGATATGAAAACTATCAGAATGACTCCAGAGACAGGTTTGCAGGGAATTTCAGTTTAAACTATGACGTGAGTAAAGACTTTAATCTATTATTCAGAATGGGTACAGACGGGTATACCATGATGACTGAAGAAAGAAAAGCTGTTGGTTCTTACGTAGGAAATCTTTTTGGATTGAATACAGTCGTTCAGCCATCAGGATATGCTTTAAGTAATTATAAATTCAATGAAACGAACTATGACCTTATCGCAACTTATAAGAAGAATATAACTGAGGATTTTAATGTTAGTGCTTTATTAGGAGGAAATGTTAACGTACAGAAAGCTTTTTCAAATCAGCAATCAACATCTGGAGGATTGTATACTCCTGGAATTTATACCATTTCAAATTCAAAATCAAATCCTGTAAGACCTTTGATTTCTGATATATCAAAATATGTATATGGCGTTTTTGCTCAGGTGTCATTAGGGTATGCTAATACTTACTACCTTGAAGGTACTATCAGAAGAGATCAATCTACGGCTTTACCTGATACTAATGCTGTGTATTGGTATCCGTCGGTGTCGGGAAGTATCGTTTTCTCTAATTTGGTTAAAGCTAACTGGCTGAATTTTGGTAAAGTTCGTGCTGGATATTCTCAGGTGGGATCAGATACCAGAGCAGATCAGTTGCTGAATCGTTATTTTGCACAGGCCTCTTATGGCGATGTTCCTGTATATGCTTATAATGCAACCCTTAGAAACTTTGATCTTAAGTCTCAGGGGCTAAAAAATATAGAAGTAGGTATTGAAACAAAATTATTCAATAATCGTTTTGGTTTTGATATTTCATGGTTCCAGAATAAGGCATATGATCAGATTCTGGCTCTGCCGGTATCCTATGGTACAGGAGCTAGTGCTAAGACTCAAAATGCCGGAGAACTTACCACAAAAGGATTTGAGGTTGCAGTGAATGTAACTCCTATTAAAACAACAAACTTCTCATGGGATCTTAATTTAAACTGGTCTAATCCATGGACTAAAGTTACTGCATTAAGTCCTGGTATTGAAAATATTTCAATTGGTAGGCTTCAGGGAGGTGCCAGTGTTAATGCACCTTTGAATGGTGATTATGGTACAATCTGGACCTCTGATTTTGTTTATGATTCAAATGGTCAGAAGATTGTTGGTCCAAATGGGGCATATTTAGTGACAGATAAAGCCGTTTATGATCAGGGAAGTTTCCAGGCAAGATGGAGTGCAGGTTTAAATAACACGATAAATTATAAAAATCTTTCACTAAGTTTCCTGATCGACTGGAGACAAGGCGGGAAAGTATATTCCTTAGACCAATCTTACGGTTATGGTACTGGTCTTTATCCTGATTCAGTAGGTTTAAATGATTTGGGTAATCCGATAAGAAATTCTGTTTACAATACACCAGGAAATCCTAACTCAGGGTATGTGAGTACTCCATTGGGAGGTGTTATCCAACCGGGAGTAATGGCTGATCCTAATAATCCTGGTCACTATATTCCAAATACGATCAGATTAGATAAGTCGGTATCCAGTCAGAATTTACAAACGGATCTTCCTGGAGCTGCGTACATTTATGATGCAAGTTTCGTTAAGCTTAGAGAAGTGGCAATAACGTATAGATTCAATAAAAACATTTTCAATTCCAAGTTCATACAGGGGATGTCAATGAGTTTAATAGGGAATAATTTATGGATTATTCATAAAAATCTTCCTTATTCAGATCCTGAAGCAGGTCTGTCGGCAGGAAATATTCAGGGGTATCAATCTGGGCCTCTGCCAACTACAAGGAATATTTCGTTTAATGTGAAAATCAATTTTTAA